The proteins below are encoded in one region of Silene latifolia isolate original U9 population chromosome 2, ASM4854445v1, whole genome shotgun sequence:
- the LOC141640361 gene encoding uncharacterized protein LOC141640361: MRGPNLTNDERHRIGCYLFVNSSNGKPIRGYMNILAVKYQVDRRTIFDIWRVAKRQREHGEMLQLNSKLKGKTGRPTFEVPVERILATSLGDRGSMKIFGATIRVSPGTIFNWVKQGKIRSHTSGLHPALTEENKFQRLYFSLSKLSYDRISCSLKFKDMSNIIHIDEKWFYIIEDQAKFFLLMEEDTPYRACKSKSFITKVMFMAAVSRPIYDGNCNLFFMIR; encoded by the coding sequence ATGAGAGGGCCAAATCTCACAAATGATGAAAGGCATAGAATAGGTTGCTATTTATTTGTAAATAGCAGTAATGGCAAGCCAATAAGAGGTTATATGAACATACTTGCAGTAAAGTATCAGGTTGATAGAAGAACGATATTTGACATATGGAGAGTTGCAAAACGCCAAAGAGAACATGGTGAGATGTTGCAGCTAAATTCCAAACTCAAAGGAAAAACAGGCAGGCCAACTTTTGAAGTTCCAGTTGAGAGAATTTTAGCAACAAGCTTGGGCGACAGGGGATCAATGAAAATATTTGGTGCAACTATTAGAGTATCACCAGGTACAATTTTTAATTGGGTTAAACAAGGCAAAATTAGAAGCCACACATCAGGCTTGCACCCAGCTCTAACTGAAGAGAACAAGTTTCAAAGACtttatttttctctttctaaattAAGTTATGATAGGATATCTTGTTCTTTAAAATTCAAAGATATGTCAAATATCATTCATATAGACGAGAAATGGTTTTATATCATAGAAGACCAAGCAAAATTTTTTCTTCTCATGGAAGAAGACACTCCTTATAGGGCATGTAAAAGTAAAAGTTTTATTACAAAAGTGATGTTTATGGCGGCAGTTTCTAGACCAATATATGATGGGAATTGTAACCTTTTTTTTATGATAAGATAG